The Magnolia sinica isolate HGM2019 chromosome 9, MsV1, whole genome shotgun sequence sequence GTTTAGGAACCTATAATGATGTTGTTGCCCTGTTCTCAAATTGTTTCACCTGGACCTGTGTAAAGCATTTCTCTAACCTGTAGGGAAAAACACCTGCTATTTCTCAACTACTGTTTGAAACTGATTTTTGGTGTAGCTGATTGGAAAttcaaaagattttatttttgggatttttttttttttaattttaaagtttGAGTACTGTTTCTGTGATGGGTTTGGCTGAATTCGTATGTTGTTGGATTTTTAGTAACAaagtctgatttttatttttatttttttttaaattttcctgcatcatttgatttccaacctccccagggagtagatAGATCAGATAGAACGGGCTACTTCTTTTGCACTTCCGTTCTATTCCAAGAATTAAATCCAGGACACTCCTCTATTGTTGGTCTTTTAGATTCACTTGCCTGTGTGTCCTTTTTATTACTATTCCAGGATATGCTCCAAACCTCACATCCAGTAAATACCATGCAATATTCATTGATGAACGCTGTTTTCTTTACATGCGCACATCATGCATccatgtatctctctctctctctcataacatAACATAACATGCATGTACAACTAGACAATATTCTATACTTTATATTAATTTGGTAATAGTTCCCATTAATATTTATGCACATGCGTACTTAGtatgtatatattttatgtatGGAAATTGGAAGTTGGAAGTTTCTATGGGCCAAATGAAACTAGGGTATGTTGAAGTGGACATAAGAAAATCAGCAGCAACCAATACCACCAATCTAACCAATtattacatgcttatgcttgTGTCATTGTCCTCACCTTCTTAGCTGAATATGGTCCCTCCCACTTTTTATTTGGTTTCTTTTGCATTTCACATTGAGTACTTATTTataaatatcacatgtatcatCACCAAAATAACAAAACGACACCTCCCCACATATCCATATTTGTATGAAGTAGCGGTGGTGGATGCCACTCTCAACAACCGCGTGACGATGCTcccacattattattattattattatttaaaagctTTTTTTAATTGCATAAATACTTGACCTATCCCCTGTTATGACTCCTCTCACTTCAGTTAAGGAGGTGCTTGTGATTGCCCTCGAGCATGGTATTTCCATATGGCCCATCTTCAAGAACTAACTGTATTTGCAACCCACGTGCCAATGTAGcatctgtgtatcatccatcatgcatattCTAGATGACCCTTATAGTGAATGATCCTcaacttaaattttttattttttatttttaatggatgATTCAATTTTTAGGTGGGATACGTGCGTACCTAGATATGGACAGCTGGAAAGTTATATCCAATGGTTGATATTAAATATGCATTTGTTGCTCAGTTGATGAGTGGACTGGTCTGATTTTCATGATAGAAAGATATGCATTGAGAGGAAACCACCCTATGAATGTCTGGATCTTAAGCATTTTCAACCTTAGCACGTGTGTTGCATTCTTATTTGGTGATTGAAGAAGACATGGTATGTGTAACAAGCACTCCCCACTATCTAATATATGCATGTAGGTATCATTTTTGATTGAAGAAGACATGGTGTGTGTAAGTAGCACTCTCCACTATCTAATATATGCATGTACGTATCATTTTTAAAGAGGCAGACTAGTTTCTTTAAGGAGGGAAGCAATTTTGCTATATAACATTGATTTCTTTGTGACGTTCATGAGGAAGTAGGACTTATTTACATGAACAGATCAACTGAGTTGTTGAACATCTAATTATAATTTATAGTTGTTAATTGATCTTGCTTAATAatatttttattgctttatttatagttggttggatgatgaatatacttgcgattgagaatagaaataaacaatatatatatatatatatatatatatatatctagaggatttattttttaggggGACATGTTATTATTGTAACTTGGCTTCCTTTGGTAAATGAACGGATGATAATGGGGCTTGTTTAAATTATATTAGGAAGCTTTGTCAGGCCCAAAATATATTTTCACTACCTCGTCTGAGTGGCTAAGGAAGATACTTATGGATAAGAGTTAGATTCATCTGCCAAGGTATCCATTTAGAAACTTCTCATTTTAGTTCTTGTGGCTTAGTGGTCAAGATGCGTTCTTTTGACATATCCTCTAATTTCATTGTTTGATTTAGGGTCAGCGACGCATACTTAAATGGAGCTGCGAAATTTATAGATTTTGCATTTGCAAATGCAAGTAATAGAGAGAGGATCCGATGTCCATGTAAGAACTGTAACAATAACTTCTGGATGTCTCGAGAAGTAGTATATGAACATATCGTGTGTGACGGATTTAATACAAGTTACACCTACTGGCGTTTCCATGGGGAGGTTACGTCTTCTTCCATGCCTACTACCACAAATGTCGTAGGCGATAATCCAGATCCACATGATGATATGCATGGATTGTTACATGATGTGTTTGGTATTTCAAATCTAAATGGTGAAGAGAGTGATGCGGGCCACACGTCATACGGACCTACACAGGGGCAGAATACTGAAGCacaacaatttttcaaattggtAGAAGATGCTGATCAGGAATTGTACCCAGGTTGTAAGAAATTCACTAAGCTTTCTTTCGTTGTGAAACTATATCACATAAAGTGCCTTGGTGGATGGAGTGATAAATCATTCACCATGTTACTTGAATTGTTGAAGGAGGCTCTTCCCGAGGGTGAAATGTTGCTAAAGTCTTTCTATGAAACCAAGAAGATTATTGGGGAGTTAGGCCTCaaatataataaaattgatgCATGTCCTAATGATTGTATGTTGTACTAGAAGGAGGCCATCAATGAGCAATCATGTGCTATACGTGGTACTTCCAGATGAAAAGTGGCTGAACATCAGTCAGATGATGAGGGATCTTCTTCATCTGCAAAGGATCGAAAAATTCTAGCTAAGATATTGCGTCATTTTCCCTTGAAACCAAGGCTTCAAAGGTTGTTTATGTCATCAAAAACAGCTTCCTCTATGAAATGGCATGAAGTAGGACGCACCGACGATGGAATATTAAGGCATCCTGCTGATTCCCCGGCGTGGAAAACTTTTGACCACAACCACCCAAGCTTTTCTTCAGACGGTCGTAATGTTAGACTTGGGTTAGCAGCTGACGGTTTCAATCCATTCAGGACAATGAGTATCGCTCACAGCACATGGCCTGTTATTCTGATACCATATAACTTACCACCATGGATGTGTATGAAGCAACCTAATCTCATGTTGTCCTTATTCCTGGTCCTTATGGACCTGGTAATGACATTAACGTGTATATGCAACCTTTGATAGATGAATTAAAGGAATTGTGGGAGGTTGGCGCAGACACTTATGATGCCTCAAGCAATGAGACGTTTCGATTACGTGCGGCATTATTGTGGACTATCAATGACTTCCCTGCATATGCAAACTTGTCTGGATGGAGCACTAAAGGACGTCTCGCTTGTCCTTGTTGTAATAAGGACACTTCGTCTAAATGGTTAAAACATAGTCGAAAgttttgttatatgggtcatcgtcGATTTTTAGAACATGATCATAAGTTTAGAACCGATGGTAGATCCTTTGATGGCACGGAAGAATTTGGCGAGGCGCCAACTCCACTATTTGGTTCTGATGTGTTGGCCCAGTTGCAGGGAATGAATGTCACCTTTGGGAAGACTGTAGGCAGTCATGGGCATAAGAGAAGACGAGAAGACAATGAGAAAGAAAGATATAATTGGAAAAAGAAGAGCATTTTCTTTGATTTGCCGTATTGGGAGCATAATCTATTGCGTCATAATTTGGACGTGATGCATATTGAAAAGAACGTATGTGACAATGTGCTTGCGACGCTATTGAATATTGCAGGGAAAACAAAGGATAGTGTAAAGGCACGTCTTGACCTACAAGATATGGGTATAAGACAAACATTACACCCAAAACAACTTTCAGTTAACAAGACATATTTGCCACCCGCATGCTTTACTATGTCACCAAGTGAGAAGGATGATTTTTGTAAAATCTTAAAGCGGGTGAAAGTTCCAGATGGTTATGCAGCCAATATTTCACGTTGTGTGCATCTCAAAGAGCGCAAAATTTCAGGACTCAAGAGCCACGACTGTCATATTATGATGCAGCAACTACTTCCAATTGCGATACGAACAACATTACCTAAGAACGTAACCTCAGTCTTACTTGAATTGAGCGGATTCTTCAGAGAATTATGTTCCAAGGTTGGTCGAGTAAGAGAGTTAGACCGATTGGAATCTCGAATTGTGTTAACACTTTGCCATTTAGAAAAGATCTTTCCACTagctttttttgatattatggtgcatttgaccaTTCATTTAGCGGGTGAGGCAAAAATAGCTGGACCGgtacaatatcgatggatgtaccCCATTGAAAGGTGCGTGCTAatgtttagaaattaaaattatttgTCATGCTATGCTAGTCATGCTAATCGAccatatatttttaaactttttattaTTGGTGATTACAGATATCTACTCACATTAAAGTCGTATGTGCGTAATAGAAGTCGGCCCGAGGGATCAATTGCGGAAGGGTACTTAGCAGAAGAATGCTTAACATTCTGCTCGAGGTACCTGCATGGTACAGAGACAAGGTTCAATCGGCCAATACGGAATGATGACTATAGTAACACTGTTATAGAAGAACAATCCTCTATTTTCCCACTAGTAGGTCGTGCATTAGGGAAGTCTGAGGATTGTGTACTGGATAACGTTACATCTGCACAGGCACATCGATATGTCCTGTTTAACTGCCATGAACTCAGCCCGTTTCTTGAGTAAGCCAACTATAGGACTTAATTTATACATAGATAAATttacttctcttttttttttttgctaaaactAATGACTTTTACAGAGAACATATGAATGTTGTTAAGCGGATGAATCGTCGCGCACGGCCAAGGGACATAGAACGCATTCATAATGATACATTTTATAAATAGTTTAGTGATCGTGTAAGTAGTCGATTTGATAAGTTTAAGGACatgtgcatgttttttttttaaattttttattattcaaACATGTGCTTTTGAATGAATATTTTTGGTATCTGAATAGGTTGAACAGTTGCGCCATAAAAGGAATGAGCAGGTTTCAGAAGACCTTAGATGGCTAGCTCGGGGTCCTAGTATGGCAAGAAGATATAAAGGTTTTATTGTAAAAGGCTTCAGATTTCACACCAAAGATcgtgagaaaaaaagaaaaactcaacatAGTGGAGTTGTTGTGACTGCAAAGACATCAAGCTTTGCAAGTGCCAATGACAGAAATCCCATTGCAGGAGATGTAACATACTATGGTGTATTGACGGACATCATAGAACTGGAATATTGTGGTACTCGGAAGGTTGTATTATTTAGGTGTGATTGGGTTGATGTTTGATCTCAAGGCAGGGGTGTTAAGAAGGATGGGTTGGGGTTCACGCTTGTGAATTTGAAACGATTATGCCATACAGGTCAACATTTATCTGATGAACCATTTGTGTTCGCATCTCAAGCTGAGCAGGTGTTTTACGTACAAGACCTCATCGAGAAGGATTGGCATGTTGTAGTGAGGACAAAACCTAGAGACTTATTTGAGATGCATGGGCAAGAGTCTACAGATGATGTTGATACATTCTTAGGCATGTCGCCCTGCGATGATCAATGTTTGGAGGACCCGAGTGATGACGCTGTTAGCTGGGAAAGGACAGATGTTGATGGTACAACAGTTGTCACATATTTACCACCCACCCAGCCGATGGTAGAAGAACAAGTAGATGATACTGAGTTATCTGATCCCATTGGAGATGACATTTTGTACAATAATTGATTTCTTAAGTgccatgttttcctaatgtatgaaatagaaattaaaatgtCTTTTTTCATATggttctgttatttatttattcaaaattGAATCATCTTATCAACATGCATCTGTTCACTAATGTGACTCAGGTTCTTCTTAAGACATGAAACGTGCTCGTTCTAAACGCATGACTAGGCTACCGATAAGCCTTATGACTGGTGGCATCAATCAGCCTCAGCTACCCAAGACTAATGTGGGTCCCTCTCAACCTCAGTTGCCCCAGCCTATAGCGGGTCCCTCCCAGCATCAGCCTTCCCCAGCTACATCAAGTCCAGTCCAGCCTTTGTTGCTCGAGTCTACAGCAGGTCCTTCTCATCCCCAGCTTTCTTTGCCTACGGTGGGTCTCTCCCAGAGTTTGCCTTAGGATCCACACCAGACAATTGATTCATTAGAGGATACTTCTAATGGTATGTTATGCATTGGTTCTAATATCCTTAaaaatttaatgtattttttgctAATGAACTATATAAGTCTGCATATTATTTATGTGCATTTTTTTCAATAGATTTGTTGTTCACGAAGAGAAGGAGTCGAGGCCCCACACGATGCCATCAAGTTTGGAACATGCGTGAAGGGCAACGCATTTTTATTACCACCAACAATCTAGGGCAGCCCGTTaatgaaaatgttagcaagctgACAAACTTTTTGGGGACAATAGCACGTAATGGGGATTACGCACCCCTTACATATTCTAATTGGAGGGTAGTACCAAACGAGAAGAAGGATGATATGTACGAACTTGTCATGGTAATGGTGATttgttttatgtattttattattttattatttattctttGTTCAATATGTGATTGTCTACTTTGTTCATGTGATGCAGTCCAAGTTTCAGTTTGACAAAGAGATTAAATCTTGGGTGTTGATGTTGATTGGAAAAAAATGGAGGGACTGGAAGTGCGAACTGAAGAAATTCCACTACTCACCTCATGATAATGATGAGGCACGGCTAGCAGACCTCAATGAGCGTGTCCATATAGATCAGTGGAAGGCCCTCATTGAGTTTTGGAACTCTGAAGAGGGAAAGGTATGTGATGAGTAGCTACTAAAACCTTTACGTTATGAAATTACACAACTGTCTTAAGCTGAAATTTTATAAATTACTCTGTTGATGTGTCACATTTTAGGCCCGTAATAAGATAAATACGGAAAATCGGAGAAAACAACGCATTGGCCACGCTGCAGGCACGAAGAGCTTTGCGCGAATACGTGAAGAAgaggtaattttttttattaatcacCTAATAATTTGATGTCAATCTATTTCTCATATATAACTAATTTAAATAATGATAGAGAAATAAGAGGGCTAATGGGGAGGATTTGACCTGAGTAGATATGTTCTTATTGACTCATAGACGTAAGAATGGGATGCCTGTGGATGAGGCCTCAGCAAGAGcaatggtatgtatatgtatcttcttattttgtttAATCTTTTAGCAATATCAAATCTAAATTGGTGATTTTTAATTGTAGGAACAATTAAATGAACGAACTTTGTAGCAGCCAGAGGCTTCACATAACAGCACTGCGAGGAAAGATATATTCTCGGAAGTCATGGGTGACGAACGACATGGCCGTGTCCGCACTTACGGGTTAGGTCCCTCTCCTTCTGATATATGGGGCACAACATCCCACAGTGTCCAGTCCCAAGGGATGACCTCCAATGCTCAGAAGATAGATGAACAATATGAGGAATTGCATGCTGAAATATCTTCCCTAAGAGAAACTATGGCTGATAGAGATGCTCAAATATCTTCACTAAGAGAAACTATGGCTGATAGAGATGTTCAAATATCTTCACTAAGAGAAACTATGACAACATTGATGGCTGCCATAACGAATCCAAGCATTAATCTAGCTACATTATTAGGTGTTTCAGCTAATCCCAACTTGAaccaaccctcctcatcatcaagccACTTGGTTCCAACCCCTCAGgtaattataata is a genomic window containing:
- the LOC131255702 gene encoding uncharacterized protein LOC131255702 isoform X2: MREGQRIFITTNNLGQPVNENVSKLTNFLGTIARNGDYAPLTYSNWRVVPNEKKDDMYELVMSKFQFDKEIKSWVLMLIGKKWRDWKCELKKFHYSPHDNDEARLADLNERVHIDQWKALIEFWNSEEGKARNKINTENRRKQRIGHAAGTKSFARIREEEEQLNERTL
- the LOC131255702 gene encoding uncharacterized protein LOC131255702 isoform X1 — its product is MGDERHGRVRTYGLGPSPSDIWGTTSHSVQSQGMTSNAQKIDEQYEELHAEISSLRETMADRDAQISSLRETMADRDVQISSLRETMTTLMAAITNPSINLATLLGVSANPNLNQPSSSSSHLVPTPQRDLANKGNSTSCTNVTQVLLKSIVRHGDTVAKGTILSTDPLTKVGGQKLGVGFWEVSVQVAMVRDEDLIRPHGRYKTIGDAIGTSIAWPTTLCMVANRNG